The Leptospira levettii genome has a segment encoding these proteins:
- the aroB gene encoding 3-dehydroquinate synthase — translation MKLSEREVVGSGFVYPVELHEDFVGLSEKLNNLKKISHVFVLTSREIAGIYEKYIIRELKNSSLPFSFIYLKSGEKNKHIDRVKKVYHQLIEADADRNAVIIAFGGGVVGDFAGFIAATYQRGIRFIQVPTTLLACVDSSVGGKVAVNVDSGKNMVGAFYQPQFVFAPLFTLSTLPKKEWSCGLAEVVKHSFLDGGNFFETISKSKRSDFFEKSDILRYAIEESVRVKSSIVSQDEKESGLRAVLNLGHTTGHAIESLTLYKKYSHGEAVSVGLVTALLLSKELVGFSESNFQKAISLMSQLELPTVLEEKPDLVLKHMEHDKKKDGNTLKFVLLEDFGKPKFGVPVERKLILDILKRHKGIKLNG, via the coding sequence ATGAAGTTATCAGAACGAGAAGTCGTCGGTTCAGGATTTGTTTACCCTGTCGAGTTACATGAAGACTTTGTTGGTCTTTCTGAAAAACTGAACAACCTCAAAAAAATATCACATGTCTTTGTTCTCACAAGCCGTGAAATCGCAGGCATTTATGAAAAGTATATCATTAGAGAACTCAAAAACAGTTCTCTTCCATTTTCCTTTATTTACTTAAAGTCAGGTGAAAAAAACAAACACATTGACCGTGTCAAAAAAGTATACCACCAACTCATTGAAGCTGATGCCGATCGAAATGCGGTGATCATTGCCTTTGGTGGCGGAGTGGTGGGAGATTTTGCTGGTTTTATCGCTGCTACTTACCAGAGAGGCATTCGGTTCATCCAAGTCCCTACAACCTTACTTGCTTGTGTGGATTCTTCTGTTGGTGGAAAGGTCGCGGTAAATGTTGATTCAGGCAAAAATATGGTGGGTGCTTTTTACCAACCTCAATTTGTTTTTGCTCCACTCTTTACACTTTCAACCTTACCAAAAAAAGAATGGAGTTGTGGTCTTGCAGAGGTGGTAAAACATTCTTTTTTGGATGGTGGGAATTTTTTTGAAACAATTTCCAAGTCCAAACGTTCTGATTTTTTTGAAAAGTCAGATATTCTGCGTTATGCGATCGAAGAATCCGTAAGAGTAAAGTCATCAATTGTTTCCCAAGATGAAAAAGAATCGGGATTACGTGCCGTCCTCAATTTAGGACACACAACTGGCCATGCAATTGAATCACTCACACTTTACAAAAAATATTCACATGGAGAAGCAGTTTCTGTAGGTCTTGTGACTGCATTGTTATTATCAAAAGAATTAGTTGGTTTTTCTGAATCCAACTTCCAAAAAGCCATATCACTCATGTCCCAATTAGAATTACCAACTGTTTTGGAAGAAAAACCGGATTTGGTTTTAAAACACATGGAACATGATAAAAAAAAGGATGGGAATACTTTAAAGTTTGTTCTGTTGGAAGACTTCGGTAAACCAAAGTTTGGTGTTCCGGTCGAAAGAAAACTAATTCTAGATATATTGAAACGCCACAAAGGAATCAAACTCAATGGGTAG
- a CDS encoding ATP-dependent Clp protease ATP-binding subunit, with the protein MLEFTKRAKRVINEIAQDEAKRLGSDFIGPEHILLGLLREEDSVAIKILTNLNINLNELRKEVEKRTREGSGALLLDVSQGQDKYQKMIEVSKEEAKRLKHNYVGTEHILLALLRDNNNIAGGSLSSFSVNYNVIKSEILRLLGAPPSGAVGGGTTGSQTTGQSQTQTATPRQEKSKTPILDEFARDLTQLAREKKLDPVIGRSKEIERVIQILSRKTKNNPVLVGESGVGKTAIVEGLAQAVVEKLVPDLLFDKRVLSLDLASLIAGTKYRGEFEERLKKIMKEIVTSQNIIIFIDELHTLIGAGAAEGAVDAANILKPALARGELQCIGATTNNEYRKYIEKDSALERRFQMVKVLEPSVDDAVLILDGLKKAYEAHHKVRYSEKAIEQAVKLSHRYINDRFLPDKAIDIIDEAGAKARLANCQRPNEIKEIEEEIKALSVKKEDLVRSQEYEKAAAVRDEVNRKKSQLEEKTKQWQERMEGYAVSIEEEDILSVVSLWTGIPLKKMEQSENTKLLNLEEDIKSRIVGQTEAIEKVARAVRRSRTGLKSEKRPTGSFIFLGPTGVGKTELAKALAEQLFGSEDNMLRIDMSEYMEPHAVSRLIGAPPGYVGYDDGGQLTEFVRRKPYSLVLLDEIEKAHHDLFNILLQIMEEGNLTDTKGRKVNFRDTIIIMTSNIAAKEISKGGRLGFEDFAEERETYKAEQAREQLKKHFNPEFLNRVDEVVYFAPLKKEEIVSIVDIMLKDFNKRLTEKKVLVELTLGAKEHFATIGYDQNYGARPLRRVFQRELEDYMAVQSLKGVYDNPTKILVDLADGKLVYSETPWSDYKEVPKKDDGSSPNTEEKDLALV; encoded by the coding sequence ATGTTGGAATTCACCAAAAGAGCAAAAAGAGTCATCAACGAAATCGCCCAAGATGAGGCTAAACGTTTAGGTTCCGATTTTATCGGTCCTGAACACATTCTACTTGGGCTTCTCCGGGAGGAGGACTCTGTCGCGATAAAGATTCTAACGAATCTAAACATCAATTTAAACGAACTCCGTAAAGAAGTGGAGAAACGTACCCGTGAGGGTTCGGGTGCTTTGTTACTCGATGTCAGCCAAGGGCAAGACAAGTACCAAAAAATGATCGAAGTTTCCAAAGAAGAGGCAAAACGCCTCAAACATAATTATGTGGGAACCGAACACATTTTACTCGCATTACTCCGTGATAATAATAACATCGCTGGCGGATCTTTATCTTCCTTCAGTGTGAACTATAATGTCATCAAATCGGAAATTTTACGTCTACTCGGAGCACCACCTTCGGGTGCTGTGGGTGGTGGAACAACTGGTTCTCAAACCACAGGACAAAGCCAAACACAAACGGCAACTCCTAGACAAGAAAAAAGTAAAACTCCGATCCTTGACGAATTTGCGCGTGATCTAACACAACTCGCTCGTGAAAAAAAATTGGATCCAGTCATCGGAAGGTCAAAAGAGATCGAACGAGTGATTCAAATTTTATCTCGTAAGACAAAAAATAACCCAGTCCTCGTAGGAGAATCAGGTGTGGGTAAAACTGCAATTGTAGAAGGTCTTGCGCAAGCGGTAGTGGAAAAATTAGTTCCCGATTTACTTTTCGATAAACGAGTGTTATCTTTGGATTTGGCAAGCCTTATTGCAGGAACCAAATACCGTGGTGAGTTCGAAGAACGATTGAAAAAGATCATGAAAGAGATCGTCACTTCACAAAACATCATCATCTTCATCGATGAGTTACACACTCTCATTGGAGCAGGTGCGGCAGAAGGGGCAGTGGATGCAGCCAACATTTTAAAACCTGCACTCGCTCGTGGGGAACTACAATGTATTGGTGCCACCACCAATAACGAATACCGTAAGTACATTGAAAAAGATTCTGCTTTGGAAAGAAGATTCCAAATGGTGAAGGTTCTCGAACCTTCTGTGGATGATGCGGTTCTCATTTTAGATGGATTGAAAAAAGCATACGAAGCTCACCATAAGGTGCGTTATTCGGAAAAAGCAATCGAACAAGCTGTGAAATTATCTCATCGTTATATCAATGATCGTTTTTTACCAGACAAGGCGATTGATATCATTGATGAAGCGGGAGCGAAGGCACGTCTTGCGAATTGCCAACGACCCAATGAAATCAAAGAGATTGAAGAAGAGATCAAAGCACTATCTGTCAAAAAAGAAGATCTAGTACGTAGCCAAGAGTATGAAAAGGCCGCAGCAGTTCGAGATGAAGTGAATCGTAAAAAAAGCCAATTGGAAGAAAAAACCAAACAATGGCAAGAACGTATGGAAGGCTATGCTGTTTCGATCGAAGAAGAAGACATCCTTTCTGTGGTCAGTTTATGGACAGGGATTCCTTTGAAAAAAATGGAACAGTCCGAAAACACCAAACTTCTCAATTTGGAAGAGGACATCAAATCTCGTATTGTTGGCCAAACAGAAGCCATCGAAAAGGTGGCACGAGCTGTCAGACGTTCTCGCACAGGTCTCAAAAGTGAAAAAAGGCCTACGGGTTCTTTTATTTTCCTTGGACCAACAGGTGTGGGAAAAACAGAACTGGCAAAAGCTCTCGCAGAGCAGTTGTTTGGTTCTGAGGACAATATGCTTCGTATTGATATGTCCGAATATATGGAACCTCATGCAGTTTCACGACTCATTGGAGCCCCTCCAGGGTATGTTGGGTATGATGATGGTGGCCAACTCACTGAATTTGTGAGGAGAAAACCATATAGCCTCGTGTTACTCGATGAGATTGAAAAGGCTCACCATGATTTGTTTAATATCCTACTCCAAATTATGGAAGAGGGAAATTTAACAGACACCAAAGGTCGTAAGGTCAATTTCCGAGATACCATTATCATCATGACATCTAATATCGCTGCTAAGGAAATTTCCAAAGGTGGACGATTGGGTTTTGAAGATTTTGCGGAAGAAAGAGAAACTTACAAAGCAGAACAAGCAAGAGAACAATTGAAAAAACATTTTAATCCAGAGTTTCTCAACCGTGTGGATGAAGTGGTTTATTTTGCTCCTCTCAAAAAAGAAGAAATCGTTAGCATCGTGGATATCATGTTAAAAGATTTTAACAAACGTTTGACGGAGAAAAAGGTTCTTGTGGAACTCACGTTAGGTGCAAAAGAACATTTTGCCACCATTGGATACGACCAAAACTACGGGGCACGACCTCTCAGACGTGTGTTCCAGAGAGAGTTGGAAGATTATATGGCAGTGCAGTCTCTAAAAGGGGTATATGACAACCCTACCAAAATTTTGGTAGATTTGGCAGATGGAAAACTCGTGTATTCCGAAACTCCTTGGTCCGACTACAAAGAAGTACCGAAAAAAGACGACGGTTCTTCTCCAAACACTGAGGAAAAAGACTTAGCTCTCGTATAG
- a CDS encoding ATP--guanido phosphotransferase, whose amino-acid sequence MTVFPVPKQSRRLWIPNSLLTEIEEIFSNSQSKIQFLSYRTRITRNLAHSLFPFYEPKEMEARRLLAESGFWKDPKEGPNSFTVSKEGISPIYHLYLGAEDHVRLEILRILDLNYGQLQNAKKTLQARLSKEKRSLLRLFYSRKHWAYRQGIGFISSCPTNLGKGRRDSLLLGIKEGVDPRFFSLFEKLSEFGIEIAPSTDHRRESLGNFRGLVVKISWKNAFAVQKRQFYKILGLRGSL is encoded by the coding sequence GTGACAGTGTTTCCTGTTCCCAAACAATCTCGTCGATTGTGGATACCCAATTCTCTTTTAACAGAAATTGAGGAAATTTTTTCGAATAGCCAATCCAAAATCCAATTCCTGTCGTATCGAACTCGGATCACAAGGAATTTGGCCCATTCTTTGTTTCCCTTTTATGAACCAAAGGAAATGGAGGCAAGACGCCTGTTAGCCGAGAGTGGGTTTTGGAAAGATCCAAAAGAGGGACCAAACAGTTTTACTGTCTCAAAAGAAGGAATCAGTCCAATTTACCATTTGTATTTAGGTGCGGAAGACCATGTACGTTTGGAAATCCTTCGCATTTTGGATCTAAACTACGGACAATTGCAAAACGCCAAGAAAACCTTACAGGCAAGGCTTTCGAAAGAAAAAAGGTCCCTCCTACGTTTGTTCTACAGTCGGAAACATTGGGCTTACCGCCAGGGGATTGGGTTTATTTCCTCTTGTCCTACCAATTTGGGGAAAGGAAGGAGGGATTCTCTCCTTCTCGGAATCAAAGAGGGAGTGGATCCCAGGTTCTTTTCACTTTTCGAGAAACTTTCTGAATTTGGTATAGAAATTGCTCCTTCCACCGATCATAGAAGAGAGTCCCTGGGAAACTTCCGCGGACTTGTCGTAAAAATCTCGTGGAAGAACGCATTCGCGGTCCAAAAACGTCAGTTTTACAAAATTCTTGGTTTACGAGGCTCCCTTTGA
- a CDS encoding ABC transporter permease, with translation MGIVSLITIRYIRGSRVLGFLSIKSRLSFIVMAVGVGLLVVVLSIFNGFQKQVKESLWQGGPHITIENSYGSGAIYDYETVINHLKSDPKLAESFVSVEGNITSHGLIQSNNNFNPIMIRAVPIDSIEKLVENGLPNFPRILQYNRDEIPAINTKKLVVVGKEMSAIYGYGIGREITMAVPGGRFTVERGVQVNVQSFRLVGLFKTGYYNYDSKFVFLSLPQAQEFFKMKGAVNQIAIKVRSLDDLKLTKHRILSRLNEENWNQKIQDDTSWSVRTIAEEQENFLAALRLEKTIISIIVFLFIVLAALGMVATVHSLIRAKRRSIGTLKALGLASNDILLIFTLNAMIVGILSSLVGGMTGIFIATKLEVIINAISEIINGVGSLLNPGDWDPVELVPKDIYYFDHIPVDIDISFIFMVTTAATILSGLAGYFPARMAANLNPVDTIRND, from the coding sequence ATGGGAATCGTCTCTTTAATCACTATTCGTTACATCCGAGGGTCCCGCGTTTTGGGATTCCTCTCCATTAAATCCAGACTATCGTTCATCGTGATGGCAGTGGGAGTGGGGCTTCTTGTTGTCGTTCTTTCCATTTTTAATGGGTTCCAAAAACAAGTGAAAGAATCCCTTTGGCAAGGTGGTCCACACATCACCATCGAAAATTCCTACGGTTCAGGGGCCATTTATGATTATGAAACAGTCATCAATCATTTGAAATCCGATCCGAAACTCGCAGAATCCTTTGTTTCTGTGGAAGGGAATATCACAAGCCACGGTCTCATCCAAAGTAATAATAATTTTAACCCGATTATGATCCGTGCGGTTCCCATTGACTCGATTGAAAAATTAGTAGAAAACGGACTCCCGAACTTCCCTCGCATTTTGCAGTACAACCGTGACGAAATCCCTGCGATCAATACAAAAAAACTCGTAGTTGTTGGAAAGGAAATGAGTGCCATTTATGGGTACGGGATTGGACGTGAGATCACGATGGCAGTTCCTGGTGGCAGGTTCACGGTCGAACGGGGAGTACAAGTGAACGTACAATCCTTTCGATTGGTGGGACTTTTCAAAACTGGTTATTATAATTACGATTCTAAGTTTGTCTTTTTATCTCTCCCCCAGGCCCAAGAGTTTTTTAAGATGAAAGGTGCTGTGAACCAAATCGCCATTAAGGTTCGTTCTCTGGATGATTTAAAACTCACCAAACATAGAATCTTATCTCGGTTAAACGAAGAAAATTGGAACCAAAAAATCCAAGATGATACATCTTGGTCGGTAAGGACCATCGCGGAAGAACAAGAGAACTTCCTTGCTGCCCTCAGGTTGGAAAAAACCATCATCTCCATCATTGTGTTTCTTTTCATTGTCCTTGCGGCACTTGGAATGGTGGCAACTGTCCACTCTCTCATTCGCGCGAAACGTAGATCCATAGGAACCTTAAAAGCACTTGGACTTGCTTCCAATGATATCCTTCTCATTTTCACACTGAATGCAATGATTGTGGGCATCTTGTCTTCGTTAGTGGGAGGGATGACTGGGATTTTTATTGCGACAAAGTTAGAAGTCATCATCAACGCGATTTCGGAAATCATCAATGGAGTGGGAAGTCTATTAAATCCTGGGGATTGGGATCCTGTGGAACTGGTTCCAAAAGATATTTATTACTTTGATCACATCCCTGTCGATATTGATATTTCCTTTATCTTTATGGTGACAACGGCTGCTACCATTCTCTCAGGCCTTGCTGGGTATTTCCCTGCACGTATGGCTGCAAATCTAAACCCAGTGGATACCATTCGCAATGACTAA
- a CDS encoding tetratricopeptide repeat protein — MKHFFHITAVICLLVSSLYAQEKEQVGSAYFQAVDEYKTKNYSKSIELVKSLLVDGKSSYEFYALLAYNYDKLNDFDNSYKNMLEARKRKPDDEDLLQGSLAILTRHKKWKPAIELAEKAIPMYPQNPEIRYYYALALSEKGASKTALSQIEKAKAGSPSDVRMLELEGKIYYQLKNYDKADMSLRWASSINQNSAEIWNNLALVQESLYRTNKKLGKKNQANTYLEEAKTCIEKASSLNGESNTIKENSKRITALAAL; from the coding sequence ATGAAACATTTTTTTCACATCACTGCTGTTATTTGTCTACTTGTATCCTCACTATATGCGCAAGAGAAGGAACAAGTTGGTTCTGCTTATTTCCAAGCGGTAGATGAATACAAAACCAAAAACTACTCTAAATCGATCGAACTAGTCAAAAGCCTACTCGTTGATGGTAAGTCTTCCTACGAATTTTATGCATTACTTGCTTACAACTATGATAAGTTAAACGACTTTGATAATTCTTATAAAAACATGTTGGAAGCTAGAAAACGAAAACCAGATGATGAAGATCTCCTACAAGGAAGCCTTGCCATCTTAACTCGACATAAAAAATGGAAACCTGCGATTGAGCTCGCTGAAAAAGCGATTCCCATGTACCCTCAAAATCCAGAGATTCGATATTATTATGCTTTAGCACTTTCTGAAAAGGGAGCTTCCAAAACAGCTCTTTCTCAAATTGAAAAAGCAAAAGCCGGAAGTCCGAGTGATGTCCGTATGTTAGAGTTAGAAGGTAAAATTTATTACCAATTAAAAAACTATGATAAGGCTGATATGAGTTTACGTTGGGCATCAAGTATCAACCAAAACTCTGCAGAAATTTGGAATAACCTAGCGCTTGTTCAAGAGTCATTATACAGAACGAATAAAAAATTAGGCAAAAAAAATCAGGCCAATACCTATTTGGAAGAAGCTAAAACATGTATAGAAAAGGCATCTTCTCTCAATGGTGAAAGTAATACCATCAAAGAAAATTCGAAAAGGATTACTGCACTCGCGGCCCTGTGA
- a CDS encoding mechanosensitive ion channel family protein, with amino-acid sequence MGSGSIKEFYLDLNPLTLLRSNNREFAETLILFAYMVVFAVICYKITMFLVERIKPALDPVHEYNRRKVARMGFLLVFAIAYLPIIFSSLSLLPTVLGLAGAGIVISLKEVWLNMVGWFMIMGANGFKVGDRIEIDSIKGDVVNIGFFKFTLLEIAQDPRFEQSTNRLIHFPNYNIVLHRFFIVSETMDFVWDEFRVYLELRSNWEKAEKICSQILHEELVLAPELVESKIREMSKNYLVRLGKTTPIVYTSLEPEGTILMCLRYLTPIRSKRLNRILISKEILTKFREENDIYIYTH; translated from the coding sequence ATGGGTAGTGGAAGTATAAAAGAATTTTATTTAGATCTAAATCCATTAACTCTATTGAGAAGCAATAATAGAGAATTTGCTGAAACACTCATTTTATTTGCCTATATGGTTGTGTTTGCAGTGATTTGTTACAAAATCACAATGTTCCTTGTCGAGAGAATTAAACCTGCTCTCGATCCAGTACATGAATACAATCGTAGAAAAGTAGCTAGGATGGGTTTTTTACTCGTTTTTGCGATAGCCTATTTACCTATCATTTTTTCGAGTTTATCACTCCTTCCAACAGTACTTGGTCTAGCTGGTGCAGGGATTGTGATCTCACTGAAAGAAGTATGGCTCAACATGGTTGGTTGGTTTATGATCATGGGTGCCAATGGATTTAAAGTGGGTGATCGGATCGAAATTGATTCAATCAAGGGTGATGTTGTTAATATTGGATTTTTTAAGTTTACCTTACTTGAAATTGCACAAGACCCAAGATTTGAACAATCGACAAATCGTCTGATTCATTTCCCAAATTATAATATTGTATTACACCGTTTTTTCATCGTATCCGAAACTATGGATTTTGTTTGGGATGAATTTCGTGTATACTTGGAACTTAGATCCAACTGGGAAAAAGCAGAAAAAATTTGTTCTCAAATTTTACATGAAGAGTTGGTGCTCGCTCCGGAACTAGTAGAATCCAAAATTCGAGAAATGTCAAAAAACTATCTCGTCAGACTTGGCAAAACAACACCGATTGTTTACACATCATTGGAACCAGAAGGAACCATTTTAATGTGTTTGCGTTATCTTACACCAATTCGTTCCAAACGATTGAATCGAATCTTAATCTCAAAAGAAATCTTAACAAAATTTAGAGAAGAAAATGACATCTACATCTACACCCATTAA
- a CDS encoding toxin-antitoxin system YwqK family antitoxin, whose amino-acid sequence MTSTSTPIKDSPVWIFISLLLVIFLGGYLFGPCKGKSERPNTVPKDASFDKKTNHYQMIGEGYFREWYENGNLITIVPVNALGKPEGIGKKLNYIDGTTIMEGKMVNGERDGLWKFYFSDGKIYIEQNYKAGYRKKQLWIQTAEIGNENGAYFRYYRNGRLNEKGFYDGGLRTGDWVRYYPDTKVEAKGSYSEDKKIGEWFYYYPTGVKEASEVYSDSGELISRNTYYPNGNPWCIVKQNKTPECN is encoded by the coding sequence ATGACATCTACATCTACACCCATTAAAGACAGTCCTGTTTGGATTTTTATTTCCCTTCTCTTAGTAATTTTCCTTGGTGGATATTTATTTGGACCATGCAAAGGAAAAAGTGAAAGACCAAATACAGTTCCAAAAGATGCAAGTTTTGATAAAAAAACAAATCACTACCAAATGATTGGAGAAGGTTATTTTCGTGAATGGTATGAAAACGGAAATTTGATAACAATTGTCCCAGTAAATGCACTTGGAAAACCAGAAGGGATTGGTAAAAAATTAAACTATATCGATGGAACCACCATTATGGAAGGAAAGATGGTGAATGGAGAGAGAGATGGACTTTGGAAATTCTATTTCTCAGATGGCAAAATTTATATAGAACAAAACTATAAAGCTGGTTATCGAAAAAAACAACTTTGGATCCAAACTGCTGAAATTGGAAATGAAAACGGAGCTTACTTTCGTTATTACCGCAATGGACGTTTGAATGAAAAGGGATTTTATGACGGAGGACTTCGAACAGGTGATTGGGTGAGGTATTACCCAGATACAAAAGTAGAAGCTAAGGGCAGTTATTCAGAAGACAAAAAAATTGGTGAGTGGTTTTATTATTACCCAACGGGTGTTAAAGAAGCATCCGAAGTGTATTCCGATTCTGGGGAGCTTATTTCACGTAACACGTATTATCCGAATGGGAACCCATGGTGTATTGTAAAACAAAACAAAACACCTGAATGTAATTGA
- a CDS encoding ABC transporter ATP-binding protein — protein sequence MTNSEIKPTVSVRKLEKYYQVVDKRYHIISGLDFEVLPGEIVSVEGASGVGKSTLLNILGAMDSFDDGEVEVCGVSLKNLSEKQRESFRAEKISFIFQQHLLLPDFTALENVMMPLLIARMNPSQAKAEAIEILKKVGLGERTESFPSQLSGGESARVGVARALVGRRQLILADEPTGNLDRDNSRHLMDLIKDLQNEFKFSLILVTHDLELASMAHKRNRIVSGKLSPVSL from the coding sequence ATGACTAATTCTGAAATCAAACCAACTGTTTCTGTTCGTAAATTAGAAAAGTACTACCAAGTTGTGGACAAAAGATACCATATCATTTCAGGTCTCGACTTTGAAGTGTTACCTGGTGAAATCGTTTCTGTGGAAGGTGCATCTGGTGTTGGAAAATCCACTCTCCTGAATATCCTCGGCGCCATGGATTCGTTTGACGACGGTGAGGTGGAAGTCTGTGGAGTTTCACTAAAAAACCTCAGCGAAAAACAAAGAGAGAGTTTTCGTGCTGAAAAAATCTCGTTTATCTTCCAACAACATTTACTACTTCCCGATTTTACTGCCTTAGAAAATGTGATGATGCCACTTCTCATTGCTAGGATGAATCCATCACAAGCAAAGGCGGAAGCCATTGAAATTTTAAAAAAAGTAGGTCTTGGTGAACGAACCGAAAGTTTTCCTTCCCAACTTTCAGGGGGAGAAAGTGCTCGTGTGGGTGTGGCGCGTGCCCTTGTGGGAAGAAGGCAACTCATCCTTGCAGATGAACCAACAGGGAACTTAGATCGGGACAATTCACGTCATCTCATGGATCTCATCAAAGATTTACAAAACGAATTTAAGTTTTCTCTCATCCTTGTGACTCATGACTTGGAACTTGCTTCCATGGCACATAAGAGGAATCGAATTGTTTCCGGTAAACTATCGCCTGTTAGCCTGTAA
- a CDS encoding LIC_10230 family protein, which translates to MTQFRKKLPILSPFFIALVVLHSLFVDYTVQFPDFISSESSETNLETIKPKVIAENGVIGRISYLESFLVEIESKELPIDTDLEDTKDNVKRVLIGQKLLLGLLLFYLFLTFSTAMTYMFRVWFHKSMAHVLYPVSLVVLLPKIFFQLNLMVQKDIFSYFYFLFLLCTYIFTILAYRTIIKDKEPYEGFQSLQFSSSLEEEGRSPNQTKTGTYFVPIFHVLVIILIGILIGNLIYIPLFLLQKHYVSEFSYFIFFLIGLLSVFYIFNYNKVGGESQNKNWQNLSVSFAYLQYRFLRNGFFSIFTTILIILFVTFLFSLLLFNIDLIQNNLGLFGKTTEF; encoded by the coding sequence ATGACCCAATTCAGAAAAAAATTACCAATTCTATCTCCATTCTTCATCGCACTGGTTGTCCTCCATTCGCTTTTTGTGGACTATACAGTGCAATTCCCCGATTTTATCTCTTCTGAATCATCGGAAACCAATTTGGAAACGATAAAACCCAAGGTTATCGCCGAAAATGGTGTGATCGGGAGAATCTCTTATCTTGAATCTTTTTTAGTCGAAATCGAATCAAAAGAATTACCAATTGATACAGATTTAGAGGACACAAAAGATAATGTCAAACGAGTGCTAATCGGCCAAAAACTATTACTTGGCCTTTTATTGTTTTATCTTTTTTTAACCTTTTCAACTGCAATGACTTATATGTTCCGAGTTTGGTTTCACAAATCAATGGCACATGTTTTGTATCCAGTTTCACTCGTTGTATTATTGCCAAAAATATTTTTCCAACTGAACTTAATGGTTCAAAAAGATATTTTTTCCTATTTTTATTTTCTCTTCCTACTTTGTACCTATATCTTTACAATCTTAGCGTATCGTACCATCATCAAAGACAAGGAACCATATGAAGGATTTCAATCCTTACAATTTTCCTCTTCTTTGGAAGAAGAAGGAAGATCTCCTAACCAAACCAAAACGGGAACCTATTTTGTCCCCATTTTCCATGTTCTTGTGATCATACTGATTGGAATTCTAATTGGGAATTTAATTTATATCCCACTGTTTCTCTTACAAAAACACTATGTAAGTGAATTTAGTTACTTTATATTCTTTTTAATTGGACTCTTGTCTGTATTTTATATCTTCAATTATAACAAAGTGGGTGGTGAGTCCCAAAACAAAAATTGGCAAAACCTTTCTGTCAGTTTTGCCTACTTACAGTATCGTTTTTTACGAAATGGATTTTTTTCCATCTTCACAACGATACTCATCATTTTGTTTGTAACATTTTTGTTTAGTTTATTACTCTTTAATATTGATCTCATCCAAAACAATTTAGGATTATTCGGGAAAACAACAGAGTTTTAA